In Mastigocladopsis repens PCC 10914, a single window of DNA contains:
- a CDS encoding DUF1517 domain-containing protein has translation MRDTFNKMMGRTRYVVCRIMLHLGGSEVAPILGVLNRAAREAIDTEGDIEVLGEGLVEICQTLLQYDEYWLSVANEGDVFWSEGEAGDYVNELFTDSAQRYLSEPDFGSDSGYDEPLSIPVTRNVVVMITVAYEGEVPDLEADLANITALKEGFKALISLHYKHKLRAIQVHFSPARLGDELTNDQLLQYYPELIPL, from the coding sequence ATGCGTGATACCTTTAATAAAATGATGGGTCGGACTCGGTATGTGGTCTGTCGCATTATGCTGCATTTAGGTGGATCTGAGGTAGCACCAATTCTGGGAGTTTTGAATCGTGCTGCAAGGGAAGCCATAGATACCGAAGGTGACATAGAAGTTTTGGGAGAAGGATTGGTAGAAATCTGCCAAACTCTACTACAGTACGATGAATATTGGCTTTCTGTTGCTAATGAAGGCGATGTATTTTGGAGCGAAGGGGAAGCGGGAGATTATGTGAATGAATTATTTACAGACTCTGCCCAACGTTATCTCAGTGAACCAGATTTTGGTTCTGACTCCGGATATGATGAACCTTTATCTATTCCTGTCACGCGCAATGTCGTTGTGATGATTACAGTGGCTTATGAAGGAGAAGTCCCAGATTTGGAAGCTGACCTGGCGAACATTACTGCACTCAAAGAAGGCTTTAAAGCTTTAATAAGCTTACACTACAAACATAAACTACGAGCAATTCAGGTGCATTTTTCACCAGCTCGCTTAGGTGACGAACTCACCAACGACCAGCTATTACAATATTACCCGGAATTAATTCCCTTGTAA